In Blastocatellia bacterium, the genomic stretch GGGAGCCGTCTTCAGCCGAAGTTGTTCAGACCGTCTGCGTCACTTTTCGTAGCGAACGGGGCTGGTCTGGCGACAATCCTTTCGCTTGGGCCAGCAACGCAGCAAACATCTGGCCGGGGATGATGTAAGGAATCGGCGAGAGCAAATCGTCAATGCGATCAGGCATGTTGACGCTACGGCTGGCGCGACGCTGAATCCGCGCTTCACTGGAGATGACGACGGTCTCCGCTCCGAGTTGGCGAAGTCGCTCATGGATTTTCATCATATCGTGAAACACACGGCCTGGCGGCGCAAACAGGAAGACGGGAAAATTTTTCTCGACCACAGCAATCGGTCCGTGCTGAAAATCGGCGCTCGAAAAGCGTTCCGCCACAACGTAACACGCCTCCATTAACTTGAGCGACAATTCAAAAGCGTTGGCGTAGTTCAACCCGCGCCCAATCACGATACAATGTTCCATGAAGCGGTAGCGTTCGACCATAGCAGCCACCGACGATTTCAATTCGAGCGCATGAGCGGCATACTCCGGCAGCCGTTCGATTGGCTTCAGAGCGGCACTGCCACTGAGCGCCGCAGCTAGCAGGTAGAAGATCATCAACTGACCAGTATAGGTTTTTGTTGCGGCCACGCTTCGCTCTTTGCCGGCGCGGATCAGAAAGATGTCATCAACCAGTTGAGCCATTGTTGATTTGGCTTCATTGGTGATCCCAATTGTGAGCGCCCCGGCGCGACGACAGCTTTCCAGCACCAGGTTAATGTCCTGCCCTTCACCTGACTGAGAGACGCCAATGACCAATGCATCACTCAATCGCAGCTTGGCTTTGTACAACGTGTGAACGGAAGGCGCCGCGAGCGAAACCGGTATGCCAGTTGTAATTTCCAGCAAATATCGTCCGAATAATGCTGCATTGTCAGATGTGCCGCGAGCCACCAGCAGAATCAATGGAATATTGCGAGACCGCAGATGGGCAGCGAACCGGCGCGCATGGTCGCGCTCAGCACGTAGCGTCCGCTCCAGCGCTGCCGGCTGTTGTTCAATTTCTTGCATCATGATAGTCATAGCGTCAAGTATCAAAACCCAAGACACGAATCACGGATCACCGTTGCGCAGAGCAATGGCAGGCTGAGACAAACGTTCAATGACCGCTGACATCGGGTCAAGCGCGCGTGAGTATATGAACAGTTTGAGGTCTGTGCTCGTGAGTTTATTTGAATACGTTGTTCCAATCTTTGAGAAACTGCGCCAAACCAATGTCAGTGAGCGGATGTTTGACAAGCTGTTGCAACGTCTTGAACGGCATCGTGGCGATGTGCGCTCCGATGAGCGCTCCTTCAACGACATGCAAGGGGTGACGCACGCTGGCAACAAGAATCTCCGTAGCAAACTGGTAGTGGTCAAAAATCTGCTTGATCTGCCGAATCAGCTCCATGCCGGATTGGCCGACATCATCCAGTCGCCCGACAAATGGACTGACCACTGTGGCCCCGGCCTTGGCAGCCAAGATTGCTTGCGTGGCGTTGAAAATCAGCGTCGTGTTGATGCGAACGCCCTCAGCCGACAATACTCGAATCGCTTTCAGGCCTTCGATAGTACAAGGAATTTTGACCATCACATTCGGATGGATGCGGGCAAGCTCCCGACCTTCACGCATCATGCCCTCGGCGTCGGTGGCCACGACTTCCGCGCTGACCGGCCCGTTGACCAACGTGCAGATCGTATGGATGTGCTGTTTGAAGTCAACCGGACCTTCACGTGCCATCAGCGTTGGATTGGTGGTAATGCCGTCAATCGCACCCCATGAGACGGCTTCGCGGATTTCGTTCAAATTGGCTGTGTCTAAGAAAAACTTCATAAGCGACTCTCCCTGATTCGTGCTGCTGGAGTAGGCCCAATGATACCGAGCCAACCGGCTTCGGTCAAATCGGATGAGACGTCGCCCACTGAAAAAGCGTAACCGATACAGCGTGAAACGATGAAATAGCGAGAGCCTCCCGTTGAAAGGAGCCTGGGCTGGTGGAGGCTGGAGCGGCTAAGCGGCCTCGGAACGGCTCCTGGAGCAGTTCACAACGCAGGATGGGCAATTTCACACCTGCCCAAGGTGGCACTTGTCTGATTTCTGTCGGCTGCCGCTTGAGGCGCCGTCGCCTCTTGCCGAGGCGAGAACAAGCAACTGACAAAGCACGGATGATTTGCTACAATGCCGCTATCGCTGATTATGGCGCAGACGAAACCGAGACAGTTGCCAGCGTGGGTCGTGGCGTTTGCCGTCGCTGCGCTGACGATCATCACGTTCAGTCTCCTTCTGATTTTAGGCACGGTGAAAATCGCGCCGCTACGCCCCGATCAGCCGGATGATCCGTTTTTGCTTTACGTGCTGACGGCATTTAATTTCGTCGCGTTTACCGTCTTCCTGTTCATTTGGGCCCGTTTGTTAATCAGGCTGCGGCAGGAGCGTCGAGCGCAGCAACTTGGCTCACGGCTCAAAACTAAGTTGGTTTGGTATTTCATCGTGGTGGTTATTTTGCCGTTGGTTCTGTTGGGTGTGTTCTCCTACGGCGTGATCAATGTGACAATTGAAAAGTGGTTTGGCGAGCCGTATCAAAACGTGTTGCGCGAGGCGCTATCGTTATCTGAGGAACAGATGGCCGACGAAGTTCACGATGTGCATCAGATGCTACAATGGCTCCAGGCCTCGGTTGATAAAGCTGCTGACGCAACTGCTGTGAAGGCTATCATTGAGCCGGCCTTGAGTTCCGACCAGGCTAACGATTTTTTGCTGATCCAGGTCGTGGATAGTGAGGGACGGCTGATCCTCTCACAGGCCAAGCCCGGCGTTGAGATTCCGTCAGCAGCTCGCATGGCGCTAAGCAAAATCCTACAGCAGCGCCGGCCTGAGCAAGATGTCATCGAACCTGTATGGCTCGGCGATGGACAAAGCCCGCTGCTCGTCGCCGTGATGCCCGTTGGCCGGCACGGCTACACGATGGCTGCATTGTACCAACCAAGACCAGCCCTTGCTGAAAAAGTGGCGAATATCCGACGGGAACACGATCGCTATCAAAGCCTCTATCGTCGGCAAGGACAAATCCGTCGCTCGACCTTTCAGGTGTTAGGCTTGGTGACCTTCCTTTTATTGTTCGTTGCGACCTGGACAGCGATTCATCTGGCTAAAGGCATCACCATACCGATTGAGGCGCTGGCCGACGCGACCCGCCGCGTCGCCATGGGAGACTTGACCCAGACAGTCAATGTGCCCGCGCAAGACGAGCTGGCCATGCTGGTCCAATCGTTCAATCAGATGACGGCTCAACTCAATGAGAATCGCGTGATGCTCGAAGCCTCTGCTGCCCAACTGCGCCAAACCAATCTGACGCTGGATGAGCGACGACGCTATATCGAAACGGTGCTAGAAAGCTTGTCAACCGGCATCATCTCATTTGACTCAGCCGAGCGCATCACCACGCTCAATCACGCAGCCCGCCGCATTCTTCACCTGAACGAATCGCCGGCGACAGCCACAGCGCTGATGCAGGCCATTCAACCGGCCGTTTCTGAAGAGAGCATTCACCAATTACGACGAATGATCCAAAAGGCCGGACGGACGGGCTTCGCGACGGTTGACGTGCAAATGCATCACGGGGCCGGGGTCTCGCATTTGATTGTCAGTGCGTCAGCGTTGCGCGACGAGCAATCCCACCTGCAAGGCATGGTGGTCATGCTGGAAGACATCACCGAGCTGGTTCGCGCGCAACGTCAAGCTGTCTGGAGTGAAGTGGCGCGGCGCATGGCTCATGAGATTAAAAACCCACTGACGCCGATTCAGCTCTCGGCGCAGCGTATCCTCAAACATCTGGATCGCGCCGATGCGCTCCAAGAGGCGCCCGATCAACAGATGATCCGCGAATGCATGGCGACGATCATCGGTGAAGTGCATACGCTGCAGCGAATGGTCAACGAATTTACGCGGTTTGCTCGACTGCCGCCGGCCGTTCTCGAAGAGAACTCATTGAATCAGGTCGTGGCGTCTACTCTCAAACTCTATGAGGACCGGCTCAACGGCATCGTCATCGAATCGGTGTTGGATGAGCGGCTGCCGGTGGTCCGGTTCGACGCCGAACAAATCAAACGCGCGTTGGTCAACCTCATTGACAACGCCTTGGAAGCAGTCCATCAAGTCGCTGGCGAACAGCGCATCTCTGTTCACACGCGGTATTGTCCTGAACAGGAACTGGCGCAAATCATCGTTAGTGATACAGGCATCGGCATTGATCCCAAAGATTATGCCAAGTTGTTTACGCCATATTTCTCCAAGCGGCCGCATGGAACAGGCTTGGGCTTATCTATTGTCAACCGCATCATCGCCGAACATCATGGCCGCGTCCGCGTTCAACCGAATCAGCCGCGCGGCGTCCAATTTATCATCGAGTTGCCAACGTCTCAGCATAAGGAAACCGAAGCGCATGCAGGTTAACCCAGGGCGGCGACACTCACGGCCAGGATCAACAAACTATCGCTCACTCGCTTCTGAGGCGGCGCAACCCGAGCATACCGACTATGGCTCATTCAATTCTCATCGTTGATGATGAACAGGGCATCCGCCAGTCGCTCGCCGGCGTCTTGCAGGACGAAGGCTTTTGGGTAGAGGCTGTGGAGAGCGGCGAGGCCTGCTTGGCAGCCTTGGAGCAACGCGCCTACGATTGCATTCTGCTGGATGTATGGCTGCCGGGCATCAGCGGGATCGAAACGTTGATCCAACTCCAGTCGCTCCATCCGGACACGCCTGTCATTATGATCTCCGGTCATGCCACCATTGACACAGCGGTGCAAGCCACCAAACGGGGCGCGTTCGATTTCCTAGAAAAGCCGCTCTCCGTCGAGCGCGTGTTGCTGACCGTTCAACATGCAATCCAACAGCGCGTGCTGCAACGAGAAGCAGGGCAACTGCGCCACAAATTAACCCAAGAATATCACCTCATCGGCCAGAGCATCCCCATGCGGGCGTTGCAACAACAAATTCTGACCGTCGCGCCGACCGACAGCCGCGTGATCATCTACGGTGAATCGGGCAGCGGCAAAGAACTGGTCGCGCGGGCACTTCATGCTCATTCGGCGCGCGCTGAACGACCATTTGTGGAACTGAACTGTTCAGCCATTCCCGAAGAGTTGATTGAATCCGAACTGTTCGGCCACGTCAAAGGCGCATTCACCGGCGCCACCGCAGCCCGGCAGGGCAAATTTGAACTAGCTGACGGCGCAACCCTGTTTCTTGATGAGATCGGCGATATGAGCCTCAAGACGCAGGCCAAAATTTTGCGCGTGCTCGAAGAAGGTCGCATTCAACCGGTCGGCAGTAACGCATGGATATCGGTCAACGTTCGCATCCTGGCCGCTACCAACAAACGTCTCCGCGAGATGATGGAACGCGGCGAGTTCCGTGACGACTTATTCTATCGTCTCAACGTCATTCCATTTTATGTGCCGCCGTTGCGCGAGCGCCGCGAGGACATACCCTTATTGGTCGAGCATTTCAATCAACGGTTCTCATCCGCCTACAACCGCCCGCCCAAACAGTTCACGGCAGCGGCCCTGGAAAAACTCCAACACCACGACTGGCCCGGCAACGTGCGTGAATTGAAGAATACCATCGAACGGATCATCATTATGCGGGCTAAAGTGGTGATTGACGCTGACGATTTGCCGGAGCTGGTTGCTGACTTACTACCTGAACCGCTCACACGGACCTCCTATCAAAGTTTCCATGAAGCCGCGGAAGCATTTGAGCGGCAGTACATCCAACGCAAGCTGGCCGAGTTTGACGGCAACGTCACCCGCGCTGCCGAAGCGATGAATATTGATCGCAGTCATCTATATCGCCGGATGAAAGCGCTCGGTATACCGCTGCGCTCATCTCATGACCTTGGCTCCTGAAGTATTGATCAAGCCAGCCTGAGGCATGGGACAAAAGATTTCAAAAGACTGTTGACTCATTTTGAAGTTGATCAATGGGTCGAGCCAGCTTGTCGTATTGGATGGCCAATCACCGAACGTACACGCGCGACGCCTCTTGAAAAAGCGCGTTGTAGCTTGTGGCCTTGAAACACGCGATCTCAAACCGTGTCGGGTGACGCCCGTCAGATGAGCAATCGCCCCTACGCAGCAGCAGGCCATGAAGAATGAAACACGTTCGTTTGCATGCCACGGAAATGGTTATTTTCACAGGAATCGCTCCGCTGAAGAATGTGGCACAGGCGTTCCCGCGTGTGCCCCATTTTCATCGTTCGTGGCGTGCGCGGAGCATAAGGGGGATTCCTCAGAAAACGTCCGAGGTCAGGAACAGAGGAGGTCCAAGCTCCGCGTGCGCCGGAGGCGCAAGCAGCAGGCAGCCAAA encodes the following:
- a CDS encoding SIS domain-containing protein: MMQEIEQQPAALERTLRAERDHARRFAAHLRSRNIPLILLVARGTSDNAALFGRYLLEITTGIPVSLAAPSVHTLYKAKLRLSDALVIGVSQSGEGQDINLVLESCRRAGALTIGITNEAKSTMAQLVDDIFLIRAGKERSVAATKTYTGQLMIFYLLAAALSGSAALKPIERLPEYAAHALELKSSVAAMVERYRFMEHCIVIGRGLNYANAFELSLKLMEACYVVAERFSSADFQHGPIAVVEKNFPVFLFAPPGRVFHDMMKIHERLRQLGAETVVISSEARIQRRASRSVNMPDRIDDLLSPIPYIIPGQMFAALLAQAKGLSPDQPRSLRKVTQTV
- the fsa gene encoding fructose-6-phosphate aldolase; this translates as MKFFLDTANLNEIREAVSWGAIDGITTNPTLMAREGPVDFKQHIHTICTLVNGPVSAEVVATDAEGMMREGRELARIHPNVMVKIPCTIEGLKAIRVLSAEGVRINTTLIFNATQAILAAKAGATVVSPFVGRLDDVGQSGMELIRQIKQIFDHYQFATEILVASVRHPLHVVEGALIGAHIATMPFKTLQQLVKHPLTDIGLAQFLKDWNNVFK
- a CDS encoding ATP-binding protein — protein: MPLSLIMAQTKPRQLPAWVVAFAVAALTIITFSLLLILGTVKIAPLRPDQPDDPFLLYVLTAFNFVAFTVFLFIWARLLIRLRQERRAQQLGSRLKTKLVWYFIVVVILPLVLLGVFSYGVINVTIEKWFGEPYQNVLREALSLSEEQMADEVHDVHQMLQWLQASVDKAADATAVKAIIEPALSSDQANDFLLIQVVDSEGRLILSQAKPGVEIPSAARMALSKILQQRRPEQDVIEPVWLGDGQSPLLVAVMPVGRHGYTMAALYQPRPALAEKVANIRREHDRYQSLYRRQGQIRRSTFQVLGLVTFLLLFVATWTAIHLAKGITIPIEALADATRRVAMGDLTQTVNVPAQDELAMLVQSFNQMTAQLNENRVMLEASAAQLRQTNLTLDERRRYIETVLESLSTGIISFDSAERITTLNHAARRILHLNESPATATALMQAIQPAVSEESIHQLRRMIQKAGRTGFATVDVQMHHGAGVSHLIVSASALRDEQSHLQGMVVMLEDITELVRAQRQAVWSEVARRMAHEIKNPLTPIQLSAQRILKHLDRADALQEAPDQQMIRECMATIIGEVHTLQRMVNEFTRFARLPPAVLEENSLNQVVASTLKLYEDRLNGIVIESVLDERLPVVRFDAEQIKRALVNLIDNALEAVHQVAGEQRISVHTRYCPEQELAQIIVSDTGIGIDPKDYAKLFTPYFSKRPHGTGLGLSIVNRIIAEHHGRVRVQPNQPRGVQFIIELPTSQHKETEAHAG
- a CDS encoding sigma-54 dependent transcriptional regulator, with translation MAHSILIVDDEQGIRQSLAGVLQDEGFWVEAVESGEACLAALEQRAYDCILLDVWLPGISGIETLIQLQSLHPDTPVIMISGHATIDTAVQATKRGAFDFLEKPLSVERVLLTVQHAIQQRVLQREAGQLRHKLTQEYHLIGQSIPMRALQQQILTVAPTDSRVIIYGESGSGKELVARALHAHSARAERPFVELNCSAIPEELIESELFGHVKGAFTGATAARQGKFELADGATLFLDEIGDMSLKTQAKILRVLEEGRIQPVGSNAWISVNVRILAATNKRLREMMERGEFRDDLFYRLNVIPFYVPPLRERREDIPLLVEHFNQRFSSAYNRPPKQFTAAALEKLQHHDWPGNVRELKNTIERIIIMRAKVVIDADDLPELVADLLPEPLTRTSYQSFHEAAEAFERQYIQRKLAEFDGNVTRAAEAMNIDRSHLYRRMKALGIPLRSSHDLGS